A section of the bacterium genome encodes:
- the purM gene encoding phosphoribosylformylglycinamidine cyclo-ligase: MGITYKSAGVDINAGNELVRRIKKLPTKIRGSTWQVIGGIGGFSGLFELDFKKYKEPVLVSSCDGVGTKIKIAQKLNQHRGMGIDLVAMCVNDLVTCGAQSLFFLDYLSFGKLNLTVAQEILEGIVEGCNQADCALLGGETAEMPAVYSPDEYDLAGFAVGVVEKGNLIDGNQIAIDDAIIGIASSGLHSNGFSLVRKVFEQDMETFKDELLKPTRIYVKSILTLKESFNLKGIAHITGGGFLDNIPRILPEGTKAVIRRNSWEVPWIFNEIQNRGEIQDLEMYRTFNMGIGMVIIVSEKEFSSAMKKLDSLSEKTYLIGQIKAGNNEVEFR; the protein is encoded by the coding sequence ATGGGTATAACTTACAAATCAGCCGGGGTAGATATTAATGCGGGAAATGAATTGGTCCGTCGCATTAAAAAACTACCAACCAAAATTAGAGGTTCTACCTGGCAAGTTATTGGTGGGATTGGTGGGTTTAGTGGCTTATTTGAACTTGATTTCAAAAAATATAAAGAACCAGTTTTAGTCAGTAGTTGTGATGGCGTTGGGACGAAAATCAAAATTGCTCAAAAACTAAATCAACATAGAGGTATGGGGATTGATTTAGTGGCAATGTGTGTCAATGACCTGGTTACCTGCGGGGCACAATCTTTATTTTTCCTGGATTACCTGAGTTTTGGTAAATTAAACCTTACTGTTGCTCAAGAAATACTGGAGGGAATTGTTGAAGGCTGTAATCAAGCAGATTGTGCCTTGTTAGGCGGAGAAACTGCTGAAATGCCTGCGGTCTATTCGCCTGATGAGTATGATTTAGCTGGTTTTGCCGTCGGAGTAGTTGAGAAAGGAAATTTAATCGATGGAAACCAGATAGCTATTGACGATGCCATTATTGGTATTGCCTCCTCGGGCTTACATAGTAATGGTTTTTCATTAGTGCGGAAGGTATTTGAACAAGATATGGAAACTTTCAAAGATGAACTCCTTAAACCAACCAGGATTTATGTAAAGTCTATTTTGACACTCAAGGAAAGTTTTAACTTAAAGGGTATTGCCCATATCACGGGTGGTGGATTTTTAGATAATATCCCACGCATCCTGCCTGAAGGCACAAAAGCAGTGATTAGAAGAAATTCATGGGAAGTACCGTGGATTTTTAATGAGATTCAAAATAGAGGTGAAATTCAAGACCTTGAGATGTATCGAACATTTAATATGGGTATTGGAATGGTCATTATCGTTTCCGAAAAAGAGTTTTCCTCTGCTATGAAAAAATTAGACAGCTTGAGTGAAAAAACCTATTTAATCGGCCAGATAAAAGCAGGTAATAATGAAGTAGAATTCAGGTAA
- a CDS encoding prohibitin family protein gives MVKSDKGVEHLIKFGVVGFVLLMLLMTLNPFVIVGPGERGVVTRFGAVQDSIKNEGLNFKIPIIEKVILVDVKVRKRESRASAASKDLQTVSTEIALNYGLNPIMVNKLWQEIGPDFESRIVDPAIQESVKAVTARFTAEELVQKREEVKQQVEQLLDVRLKEKYLVVDAVSITDFNFSADFNAAIEAKQQAEQLALKAKRDLERIKTEAEQKVAQAQAQAEALRLQKEQVTPQLVELRKIEAQMAAIEKWNGVLPQYVGGGPVPFIDVSPHK, from the coding sequence ATGGTAAAATCAGACAAAGGTGTAGAGCATTTAATTAAATTTGGCGTTGTGGGGTTTGTTCTTCTGATGCTTCTGATGACACTTAATCCATTTGTCATCGTTGGACCTGGTGAGCGTGGTGTTGTAACAAGATTTGGTGCGGTGCAAGATTCAATAAAGAATGAAGGGCTAAATTTCAAAATTCCAATAATAGAAAAGGTAATATTGGTCGATGTAAAAGTAAGGAAGCGTGAAAGTAGAGCCAGTGCCGCAAGTAAAGATTTACAAACCGTTAGCACAGAAATTGCCCTAAACTATGGGTTAAATCCGATAATGGTTAATAAATTGTGGCAAGAAATAGGACCTGATTTTGAAAGTAGAATAGTTGACCCGGCTATTCAGGAATCAGTCAAAGCCGTGACGGCAAGATTTACTGCTGAAGAACTTGTCCAGAAACGAGAAGAAGTCAAACAACAGGTAGAACAATTATTGGATGTTCGGTTAAAAGAAAAGTATTTGGTAGTAGATGCGGTTTCAATTACTGATTTTAATTTTAGTGCCGATTTTAATGCCGCCATTGAAGCAAAACAACAGGCTGAACAACTGGCTTTGAAAGCAAAACGGGATTTAGAGCGGATTAAGACTGAGGCAGAACAAAAAGTCGCTCAAGCACAAGCCCAGGCAGAAGCACTCCGACTCCAAAAAGAACAAGTTACACCTCAATTGGTAGAATTACGCAAAATAGAGGCTCAAATGGCCGCAATCGAAAAATGGAATGGTGTTTTACCTCAATATGTTGGTGGAGGACCTGTGCCCTTTATTGATGTCTCCCCTCATAAGTAG